A DNA window from Nitrospira sp. contains the following coding sequences:
- a CDS encoding hypothetical protein (Evidence 4 : Unknown function but conserved in other organisms; MaGe:77309453): MPKAALKKEKWTLSFDPALKSAVVKAAKRRGVYPVTVLEGLVREKFNPYGHTDVDDSAAYVSALRKQGRKQPDDAFLDEIVAWQKSQSS, encoded by the coding sequence ATGCCCAAGGCTGCATTGAAAAAAGAAAAGTGGACACTCTCCTTCGACCCAGCTTTGAAAAGCGCTGTCGTCAAAGCAGCCAAACGCAGAGGCGTCTATCCAGTCACTGTGCTCGAAGGCCTCGTGAGGGAAAAATTCAACCCCTACGGACACACGGATGTGGACGACAGCGCAGCCTATGTGAGCGCGCTGCGAAAGCAAGGGCGCAAGCAGCCTGACGATGCATTTCTGGATGAGATTGTGGCATGGCAAAAATCTCAATCCTCCTAG
- a CDS encoding Universal stress protein UspA (MaGe:77309457), translating into MYKTIYIPVDNSDHSNTAVDVGVEFAKTFGSKIVGSHVYAAKMHDKRFKQMEAGLPEEYHDEQELDRQRQIHDSLITRGLQIITDSYLDYVDKKCNESNLPIERKSLEGRNWKVLVEDINTNAYDLVIMGALGVGAVKDSVIGSNTERVIRRIRNSDMFIVKNTEPMNNGKIVVAVDGSPYSFGGLMTGLALGKAFNRPVEVISAFDPYFHYAAFHSISGVLNEEAGKVFRFKEQEKLHEEIIDSGLAKIYQSHLDISREIAQAEKTDVKTTLLDGKAFEKIIQYVRKDTPWLLIVGRIGVHSDEDMDIGSNTENLLRSAACNVLVSNRKYVPPIDTQAEYTIAWTEEALRRMEKIPIFARGVAKTAVHRYAIEKGHTIISNTVLDIAIGHILPKGAMDAMRALGGSLDAAGIDRDKMKADDSVAKDLMGNTLSGMMTGIVEEKPKNSAGTQAYLDRMNQNYFVCDGCGYIGKGETPVKCPVCAADGDKFKQVDKTIFEAAAKAEGELETDLAYDDVPMQWTKDAKEAIRAVPAGFQRRRAKAKIEKSARKLGMTTITLEYAAPTIKEAADEDYQPIFSNKGTGTSPNAEEAVATATNSTNGTNGTNGEQANGNGVAKAEPSPFTWSADAQARLERAPEGFMRDCTRALIEKHAEKIGASLITAEVANEGIEQAKGYMADAMKTGNLKDMIANLTGAKSGAN; encoded by the coding sequence ATGTATAAGACTATCTATATTCCGGTCGATAATTCCGACCATTCCAATACAGCAGTCGACGTCGGCGTGGAGTTCGCAAAGACGTTCGGTTCCAAGATTGTCGGCAGCCACGTCTACGCGGCGAAGATGCACGACAAGCGCTTCAAGCAAATGGAAGCCGGACTGCCCGAAGAATATCACGACGAGCAGGAGCTGGACCGCCAGCGGCAAATCCACGATTCGCTGATCACGCGCGGGCTCCAGATCATCACGGACTCCTATCTCGACTACGTCGACAAGAAGTGCAACGAGTCCAACCTTCCGATCGAGCGGAAATCCCTTGAAGGGCGCAATTGGAAGGTGCTCGTCGAAGACATCAATACGAACGCCTACGATCTAGTCATCATGGGCGCGCTCGGCGTCGGCGCAGTGAAAGACAGCGTGATCGGCAGCAATACCGAGCGCGTGATCCGCCGCATCCGCAACTCGGACATGTTCATCGTCAAGAATACCGAGCCGATGAATAACGGCAAGATCGTGGTGGCGGTGGACGGCAGCCCCTATTCGTTCGGCGGCCTGATGACCGGCCTGGCGCTCGGCAAGGCCTTCAACCGGCCGGTCGAAGTCATCTCGGCCTTCGATCCCTATTTCCATTACGCCGCCTTCCACAGCATCTCCGGGGTCTTGAACGAAGAGGCCGGCAAGGTCTTCCGCTTCAAGGAACAGGAAAAGCTTCACGAAGAAATCATCGACAGCGGTCTGGCCAAGATTTATCAGTCACACCTCGATATCTCCCGCGAGATTGCCCAAGCGGAGAAAACCGACGTCAAGACGACGCTGCTCGACGGCAAGGCCTTTGAAAAGATCATCCAGTACGTCCGCAAGGATACGCCCTGGCTCTTGATCGTCGGCCGCATCGGCGTCCACAGCGATGAAGACATGGATATCGGCAGCAACACGGAAAACCTGTTGCGTAGCGCCGCCTGCAATGTCCTGGTGTCCAATCGCAAATACGTACCGCCGATCGACACGCAGGCTGAATACACCATCGCCTGGACGGAAGAAGCCCTGCGGCGGATGGAAAAGATTCCGATCTTCGCTCGCGGCGTGGCCAAGACCGCGGTCCATCGCTATGCCATCGAAAAAGGCCACACGATCATCAGCAACACGGTCCTCGATATCGCCATCGGCCATATCCTCCCGAAAGGGGCCATGGATGCCATGCGCGCCCTCGGTGGCAGTCTGGATGCCGCCGGCATCGATCGCGACAAAATGAAAGCGGACGATTCGGTCGCCAAGGATCTCATGGGCAATACGCTCAGCGGCATGATGACCGGCATCGTGGAAGAAAAACCGAAGAACTCCGCGGGTACCCAAGCGTACCTCGACCGGATGAACCAGAATTACTTTGTCTGCGACGGATGCGGTTACATCGGAAAGGGCGAGACTCCGGTGAAATGCCCGGTCTGCGCAGCCGATGGCGACAAGTTCAAACAGGTCGATAAGACGATTTTTGAAGCGGCCGCCAAGGCCGAAGGCGAATTGGAAACCGATCTGGCCTATGACGACGTCCCGATGCAATGGACCAAGGACGCCAAGGAAGCGATCCGCGCGGTGCCTGCAGGCTTCCAACGCCGCCGCGCCAAGGCCAAAATCGAAAAGAGCGCCAGAAAACTCGGCATGACCACGATCACGCTGGAATACGCCGCCCCCACGATCAAGGAAGCGGCGGATGAGGACTATCAGCCGATTTTCTCAAATAAGGGCACCGGCACCTCGCCGAATGCCGAGGAGGCGGTCGCCACCGCGACCAATAGCACCAACGGCACGAACGGAACAAACGGCGAACAGGCCAACGGAAACGGCGTGGCCAAGGCCGAACCGTCCCCGTTTACCTGGAGCGCGGATGCTCAGGCCAGACTGGAGCGGGCTCCGGAAGGGTTCATGCGAGACTGCACCAGAGCCTTGATCGAGAAGCATGCGGAAAAGATCGGAGCGAGCCTCATCACGGCTGAAGTCGCGAATGAAGGCATTGAACAAGCCAAGGGCTATATGGCCGACGCGATGAAGACCGGCAATCTGAAGGACATGATTGCCAATCTGACCGGCGCGAAGTCCGGGGCCAACTGA
- a CDS encoding Ribonuclease VapC (MaGe:77309454), protein MAKISILLDTDIFIDYFNSGRFHALFDSSRFTIYYSIVTKKELLTKPGLRDNERASILDELTRCRLIPLSDSITARYSDLRRRHPSLEKADALIAATALVKQLPLMTRNKRHFRLIDGLTLFGE, encoded by the coding sequence ATGGCAAAAATCTCAATCCTCCTAGACACCGACATTTTCATCGACTATTTCAACAGCGGCCGATTCCATGCGCTCTTCGACTCCAGCCGTTTCACCATCTACTACTCGATCGTCACAAAAAAGGAACTGCTAACGAAACCCGGGCTCCGCGACAACGAACGCGCGTCGATTCTGGACGAATTAACCCGCTGCCGCCTTATCCCGCTCTCCGATTCGATCACCGCCCGATATTCCGATCTTCGCCGGCGGCATCCCTCCCTTGAAAAAGCCGACGCGCTCATCGCCGCCACGGCCCTCGTCAAACAGCTTCCACTGATGACACGAAACAAGCGGCACTTTCGCCTCATCGACGGTCTGACGTTATTCGGAGAGTGA
- a CDS encoding Radical SAM superfamily protein (MaGe:77309456), which yields MNSVLYVFLPCKKVYPIGITYLADFIHRRQPNVRQQILDLSLFPVSQRSQALRDAATAFKPDLVCFSWRDIQIFSPHEGDSSLEHAFNFYFASNPLKRVVASFEGVKQLYRYYSHIYKILSYPWLIRKEFSKAQIMIGGGAFTAFADQLIEKLPEGTIGLLGEGEDAILKVIEGRSIEDERYIVKEGGKVRKGQQGSPALLDALTVDLPYLTSIFPQHREFVGESIGVQTKRGCPYDCAFCLYPYIEGKRVRYRPPSMVVKDISQHYHQWGARRFWFTDAQFITGKEAYPQCTEILERIVSEKLDIEWSGYIRTSLITPELAKLMVRSGVGDLEVAITSGSQEVLNNLHMGFKLERLYDGCRYLAEAGFRGKVILNYSLNSPKETEETLLQSVESYKMVASILGEERVFPLMFFLGIQPNTDLEQRLLEEGYLSAGYNPLMLTPTSIRKLLYNPAPLNGFIAKACLKAWERKQGSRDPRKWSGSLSQAADATQPSDQYADKSLLKGIEGNSGRDALLSLEEILKSRKSASSSVPSSSKSSATPVS from the coding sequence ATGAACTCCGTTCTCTATGTTTTTCTCCCCTGCAAGAAGGTTTATCCGATCGGGATCACCTATCTGGCGGACTTCATCCACCGCCGCCAGCCGAATGTGCGCCAGCAGATCCTTGATCTCTCGCTGTTTCCGGTCTCTCAGCGCAGTCAGGCTCTTCGCGATGCAGCGACCGCCTTCAAGCCGGACCTGGTCTGCTTTTCCTGGCGGGACATTCAGATCTTCTCGCCGCATGAAGGCGATTCGTCGCTGGAGCATGCATTCAACTTTTACTTTGCCAGCAATCCGCTCAAGCGCGTCGTCGCCTCATTCGAGGGCGTGAAGCAGCTCTATCGCTATTACAGCCACATCTACAAGATTCTCTCGTACCCCTGGCTGATCCGGAAGGAATTTTCGAAGGCGCAGATCATGATCGGGGGCGGAGCCTTTACGGCCTTTGCCGATCAGCTCATCGAAAAGTTGCCGGAAGGCACCATCGGCCTGCTCGGCGAAGGCGAAGATGCGATCCTGAAAGTGATCGAAGGCCGGTCGATTGAAGACGAACGCTATATTGTCAAAGAAGGCGGGAAAGTCAGGAAAGGCCAGCAGGGCTCACCCGCGCTGCTGGATGCGCTGACAGTCGATCTACCTTACCTGACTTCGATTTTCCCGCAGCATCGCGAGTTTGTCGGCGAATCGATCGGAGTGCAGACCAAGCGAGGCTGTCCCTACGATTGCGCGTTCTGCCTCTATCCTTATATTGAGGGCAAACGGGTCCGCTACCGGCCACCTTCCATGGTTGTGAAGGACATTTCCCAGCACTACCATCAATGGGGCGCGCGGCGGTTCTGGTTTACGGATGCGCAGTTCATCACGGGGAAAGAAGCCTACCCGCAATGCACTGAGATCCTGGAACGGATTGTCAGTGAAAAGCTGGACATCGAATGGTCGGGCTATATCCGCACGTCTCTCATTACACCTGAACTGGCAAAGTTGATGGTGCGATCGGGAGTCGGTGATCTGGAAGTGGCGATTACCTCAGGATCCCAGGAAGTGCTAAACAACCTCCACATGGGGTTCAAGCTAGAGCGCCTCTATGATGGATGCCGCTACCTGGCCGAAGCCGGGTTCAGAGGCAAAGTCATCCTGAACTATTCGCTCAACTCTCCCAAAGAAACGGAAGAGACGCTCTTGCAGAGCGTGGAGTCCTATAAAATGGTGGCCTCGATCCTGGGGGAGGAGCGGGTGTTCCCACTGATGTTCTTCCTGGGCATCCAGCCCAATACCGACCTGGAACAGCGACTGCTCGAAGAAGGATATCTGTCGGCTGGCTATAACCCCTTGATGCTCACCCCGACGAGCATCCGAAAGCTACTCTATAACCCGGCGCCCCTCAACGGCTTCATTGCCAAGGCCTGCCTCAAGGCATGGGAGCGGAAACAAGGCAGCCGCGATCCCAGAAAGTGGTCCGGCTCTCTCTCGCAAGCCGCCGATGCCACTCAGCCATCGGACCAATACGCCGACAAAAGCCTGCTCAAAGGGATCGAAGGGAACTCCGGCCGGGATGCGCTGCTCTCGCTGGAAGAAATTCTCAAATCGCGCAAGAGCGCGTCTTCTTCTGTACCCTCTTCCTCAAAATCATCCGCGACACCCGTTTCCTAA
- a CDS encoding UvrABC system protein A (MaGe:77309452), which yields MSNTITIKGAREHNLKNIDVVIPRDQLVVITGLSGSGKSSLAFDTIYAEGQRRYVESLSAYARQFLEQMGKPDVDSIEGLSPAISIEQKSTSHNPRSTVGTVTEIYDYLRLLFARVGRPYCFQCGEEIAAQTVQQMVDAIAELPEGAKFQVLAPTVRGRKGEYRKELLEMRKAGYVRARVDGEIVDLGDDISLDKQKKHTIEIVVDRLVMKAGDALMRRLADSIETSLKLTGGLVAILTDNGKTKLYSDKLACIKCGVSYPEVEPRIFSFNSPHGACPACDGIGYQMASGHPEEEDFTLLDVCDVCHGARLKPESLAIKLEKKSIAEVTSLSIRAAADFFVSLKFSDRELVIAHRILKEIRERLGFLVNVGLDYLTLDRAAATLSGGEGQRIRLATQIGSGLVGVLYILDEPSIGLHQRDNRRLLQTLIRLRDLGNTVVVVEHDAETMMAADHLLDMGPGAGTHGGHVIAQGTPKEVMGNPDSITGQYLRGIQTVSLPQRERKPKGYLTVVNAQKHNLKNVTAKIPLGMLTCVTGVSGSGKSTLVLEVLFHSLSQMLYHKKPKIDGCKELKGVDALDKVIDIDQSPIGRTPRSNPATYTGLFSFIRDLYSNLPESRVRGYKPGRYSFNVKGGRCEACQGDGLIKIEMHFLPDVYVTCEVCKGQRYNRETMEILYKGKSIADVLNMTVDEAMEFFEHIPFIKRKLETLHDVGLHYVKLGQSATTLSGGEAQRVKLSRELSKRPTGRTMYILDEPTTGLHFADVQRLIDVLDRLVEAGNTVLVIEHNLDVIKNADWIIDLGPEGGDRGGEIVVEGPPKEVAKSKRSYTGQVLKEAGL from the coding sequence ATGAGCAACACAATCACGATCAAAGGCGCCCGCGAACATAATCTCAAAAACATCGATGTGGTCATTCCTCGCGACCAACTCGTCGTCATCACCGGCTTGAGCGGATCGGGCAAATCGTCGCTCGCGTTCGACACCATCTATGCCGAAGGACAGCGGCGCTACGTCGAATCCCTCTCGGCTTACGCTCGGCAGTTTCTGGAGCAGATGGGCAAGCCCGACGTCGATTCGATTGAGGGCCTGTCGCCGGCCATTTCCATCGAGCAGAAAAGCACCAGCCATAACCCGCGTTCCACGGTCGGGACGGTCACCGAGATCTACGACTACCTGCGATTGTTGTTTGCGCGGGTGGGGCGGCCCTACTGTTTTCAATGCGGAGAGGAAATCGCCGCGCAGACGGTGCAGCAGATGGTCGATGCCATTGCGGAGCTTCCGGAGGGAGCGAAGTTCCAGGTCCTGGCTCCGACTGTCCGGGGGCGCAAAGGGGAATATCGCAAAGAGCTGCTGGAAATGCGCAAGGCCGGGTACGTCCGGGCGCGCGTGGACGGCGAGATCGTCGATCTTGGAGACGATATCTCGCTCGACAAGCAGAAAAAGCATACCATCGAGATCGTCGTAGATCGATTGGTTATGAAGGCGGGCGATGCCTTGATGCGGCGCTTGGCCGACTCCATCGAGACCTCGCTCAAGCTGACCGGTGGGCTGGTTGCGATCCTGACCGACAACGGCAAGACCAAGCTTTATAGCGACAAGTTGGCCTGTATCAAATGCGGTGTGAGCTATCCGGAAGTCGAACCGCGTATCTTCTCCTTCAACAGTCCGCACGGCGCCTGTCCTGCTTGCGATGGCATCGGTTATCAGATGGCCTCCGGCCACCCGGAGGAAGAAGATTTTACGCTGCTGGATGTTTGCGATGTCTGCCATGGCGCCAGGCTCAAGCCGGAAAGCCTCGCGATCAAGCTGGAGAAGAAATCCATTGCCGAAGTCACGAGTTTATCGATCCGTGCGGCGGCGGATTTTTTCGTCTCGTTGAAGTTTTCGGACCGCGAGCTGGTCATCGCGCATCGCATTCTGAAAGAGATTCGCGAGCGGCTTGGTTTTCTCGTGAATGTCGGCTTGGATTATCTGACGCTGGATCGGGCGGCGGCGACCTTATCAGGCGGCGAAGGACAACGGATCCGCCTGGCGACGCAAATCGGTTCGGGCCTCGTCGGCGTGCTCTATATTCTGGACGAACCGTCGATTGGGTTGCACCAGAGGGACAATCGACGTCTCTTGCAGACATTGATCCGCCTGCGCGATCTCGGCAACACCGTCGTCGTTGTCGAACATGATGCCGAAACAATGATGGCAGCCGATCACCTGCTCGACATGGGCCCTGGCGCCGGAACCCACGGCGGGCATGTTATCGCGCAAGGTACGCCGAAAGAAGTGATGGGGAATCCGGATTCCATCACCGGCCAGTATCTGCGCGGCATTCAGACCGTCTCGCTGCCGCAGCGCGAGCGGAAGCCGAAGGGCTACCTCACGGTCGTGAACGCGCAGAAGCACAATCTCAAGAATGTGACGGCGAAGATTCCGCTAGGCATGTTGACCTGCGTGACCGGCGTCTCCGGTTCGGGAAAGAGCACCCTCGTGCTCGAAGTCCTGTTCCACTCGCTCTCGCAGATGCTCTATCACAAGAAACCCAAGATTGACGGGTGCAAGGAGCTGAAGGGGGTGGACGCGCTCGACAAGGTCATCGACATCGATCAATCCCCAATCGGCCGCACGCCGCGCTCGAACCCGGCGACCTACACCGGCCTGTTCAGTTTCATTCGCGATCTCTATTCGAATTTGCCCGAGTCGCGCGTGCGCGGGTACAAGCCAGGGCGCTACAGCTTCAATGTTAAAGGTGGGCGTTGCGAAGCCTGCCAGGGCGACGGGCTGATCAAGATTGAGATGCACTTTCTGCCGGATGTCTACGTGACCTGCGAGGTCTGCAAAGGCCAGCGGTATAACCGCGAGACGATGGAGATTTTGTATAAGGGCAAAAGCATTGCCGATGTGTTGAATATGACGGTCGATGAGGCGATGGAGTTTTTCGAGCACATTCCCTTCATCAAGCGGAAGCTCGAAACGCTGCACGATGTCGGGCTGCACTATGTGAAGCTCGGCCAGTCCGCCACAACGCTCTCGGGCGGCGAGGCCCAGCGAGTGAAGCTCTCGCGCGAACTCTCGAAGCGTCCGACCGGACGCACGATGTATATCCTTGACGAGCCGACGACTGGCCTCCACTTTGCCGACGTGCAACGGCTGATCGATGTGTTGGATCGTCTGGTGGAAGCAGGCAATACCGTTCTGGTCATCGAGCACAATCTCGATGTCATCAAGAACGCCGACTGGATCATCGATCTCGGTCCAGAAGGTGGCGACCGCGGCGGCGAGATCGTCGTCGAAGGCCCGCCGAAAGAGGTAGCCAAGTCGAAACGGTCGTACACGGGACAAGTGTTGAAGGAAGCGGGACTGTAG